Proteins co-encoded in one Scylla paramamosain isolate STU-SP2022 chromosome 43, ASM3559412v1, whole genome shotgun sequence genomic window:
- the LOC135093488 gene encoding uncharacterized protein LOC135093488 isoform X4, protein MKKAAAWWAVVAVAAAATLAEEQSGGESSPWLPAAHTPSWPWWAALGGNANAWYPAENGEGEEEEASAGPWLAKRQPPHRLGSVVDLYRTMALGLDPFTAKPVMATPERRSGRWPAACKFNPFSFVCWNAARRGGVMRQRPLQYAQ, encoded by the exons ATGAAGAAG GCGGCGGCGTGGTGGGCGGTGGTGgccgtggcggcggcggcgacccTAGCAGAGGAACAGAGTGGCGGAGAGTCCAGCCCGTGGCTGCCCGCCGCCCACACCCCTTCGTGGCCGTGGTGGGCGGCGCTGGGTGGGAACGCCAATGCCTGGTATCCTGCAGAGAACGgcgagggtgaggaagaggaggcgtcgGCTGGCCCGTGGCTGGCCAAGCGGCAGCCGCCCCACCGCCTGGGCTCTGTGGTGGACCTGTACCGCACGATGGCCCTCGGCCTGGACCCCTTCACCGCCAAGCCCGTCATGGCCACCCCCGAGCGACGCTCCGGCCGCTGGCCCGCCGCGTGCAAGTTCAACCCGTTCAGTTTTGTGTGTTGGAACGCGGCTCGGAGGGGCGGTGTGATGCGTCAGCGGCCCCTCCAGTACGCCCAGTAA
- the LOC135093488 gene encoding uncharacterized protein LOC135093488 isoform X2 has product MASALLASIHITGQAAAWWAVVAVAAAATLAEEQSGGESSPWLPAAHTPSWPWWAALGGNANAWYPAENGEGEEEEASAGPWLAKRQPPHRLGSVVDLYRTMALGLDPFTAKPVMATPERRSGRWPAACKFNPFSFVCWNAARRGGVMRQRPLQYAQ; this is encoded by the exons ATGGCTTCCGCTCTGCTGGCTTCTATTCACATCACGGGACAG GCGGCGGCGTGGTGGGCGGTGGTGgccgtggcggcggcggcgacccTAGCAGAGGAACAGAGTGGCGGAGAGTCCAGCCCGTGGCTGCCCGCCGCCCACACCCCTTCGTGGCCGTGGTGGGCGGCGCTGGGTGGGAACGCCAATGCCTGGTATCCTGCAGAGAACGgcgagggtgaggaagaggaggcgtcgGCTGGCCCGTGGCTGGCCAAGCGGCAGCCGCCCCACCGCCTGGGCTCTGTGGTGGACCTGTACCGCACGATGGCCCTCGGCCTGGACCCCTTCACCGCCAAGCCCGTCATGGCCACCCCCGAGCGACGCTCCGGCCGCTGGCCCGCCGCGTGCAAGTTCAACCCGTTCAGTTTTGTGTGTTGGAACGCGGCTCGGAGGGGCGGTGTGATGCGTCAGCGGCCCCTCCAGTACGCCCAGTAA
- the LOC135093488 gene encoding uncharacterized protein LOC135093488 isoform X1 yields the protein MASALLASIHITGQVSVWAVYLFLTIIGAAAWWAVVAVAAAATLAEEQSGGESSPWLPAAHTPSWPWWAALGGNANAWYPAENGEGEEEEASAGPWLAKRQPPHRLGSVVDLYRTMALGLDPFTAKPVMATPERRSGRWPAACKFNPFSFVCWNAARRGGVMRQRPLQYAQ from the exons ATGGCTTCCGCTCTGCTGGCTTCTATTCACATCACGGGACAGGTGAGCGTGTGGGCCGTCTACCTGTTCCTGACTATTATTGGT GCGGCGGCGTGGTGGGCGGTGGTGgccgtggcggcggcggcgacccTAGCAGAGGAACAGAGTGGCGGAGAGTCCAGCCCGTGGCTGCCCGCCGCCCACACCCCTTCGTGGCCGTGGTGGGCGGCGCTGGGTGGGAACGCCAATGCCTGGTATCCTGCAGAGAACGgcgagggtgaggaagaggaggcgtcgGCTGGCCCGTGGCTGGCCAAGCGGCAGCCGCCCCACCGCCTGGGCTCTGTGGTGGACCTGTACCGCACGATGGCCCTCGGCCTGGACCCCTTCACCGCCAAGCCCGTCATGGCCACCCCCGAGCGACGCTCCGGCCGCTGGCCCGCCGCGTGCAAGTTCAACCCGTTCAGTTTTGTGTGTTGGAACGCGGCTCGGAGGGGCGGTGTGATGCGTCAGCGGCCCCTCCAGTACGCCCAGTAA
- the LOC135093488 gene encoding uncharacterized protein LOC135093488 isoform X3, with amino-acid sequence MMPRGAAAWWAVVAVAAAATLAEEQSGGESSPWLPAAHTPSWPWWAALGGNANAWYPAENGEGEEEEASAGPWLAKRQPPHRLGSVVDLYRTMALGLDPFTAKPVMATPERRSGRWPAACKFNPFSFVCWNAARRGGVMRQRPLQYAQ; translated from the exons ATGATGCCGCgcggg GCGGCGGCGTGGTGGGCGGTGGTGgccgtggcggcggcggcgacccTAGCAGAGGAACAGAGTGGCGGAGAGTCCAGCCCGTGGCTGCCCGCCGCCCACACCCCTTCGTGGCCGTGGTGGGCGGCGCTGGGTGGGAACGCCAATGCCTGGTATCCTGCAGAGAACGgcgagggtgaggaagaggaggcgtcgGCTGGCCCGTGGCTGGCCAAGCGGCAGCCGCCCCACCGCCTGGGCTCTGTGGTGGACCTGTACCGCACGATGGCCCTCGGCCTGGACCCCTTCACCGCCAAGCCCGTCATGGCCACCCCCGAGCGACGCTCCGGCCGCTGGCCCGCCGCGTGCAAGTTCAACCCGTTCAGTTTTGTGTGTTGGAACGCGGCTCGGAGGGGCGGTGTGATGCGTCAGCGGCCCCTCCAGTACGCCCAGTAA